The Lepidochelys kempii isolate rLepKem1 chromosome 11, rLepKem1.hap2, whole genome shotgun sequence DNA segment GTGccatctgtcccctccccccgagTGTTACAGGAACACAGTgctgcccagctcccctcccctgagacccttcacccccagcccacTGGGGCACGATGGGGTCACAGCACCCCGCACAGCCACTGCCCCACGGGGCAACCCGCAGGCTCCCTGGCCAAGGGGTCTCAGTCATCGGGGCCCCATCCCTACCAGAGAGGGCCCCAGTGACCAGGGATCGAGTCCTGCAGAGGGGAAGCTCCAGGCCATCAGTGGGTTCCCCTCGGAGGCCTGCGCTCGGTGACCTCTGACTGCCCAACGCCCGCGGGGATGATGCGGCGAGCACCCCACGGGGAGGGGTCCAAGGAGCCGGGCCATGCCAGCGCTGCTGGACGGGTGATCGAGCTGGGCCGGATCACGGGGCGGGCTCCAGGAATCAGTGATCTGCTGTGCCAAGGGGATCCCTGGGCGAATGGGAGCCGTGCCAGGCGGCTGGCCCTGGATCCAGCCGTCCGTCAGCTGCCAcctacaccccctgcccccccccacaggaaCGACCTCACCCCCGTGGGTGCTTTGCAGGGACGCAGGCGAGAAAGCCACGGATGAAAGGGATGTGGGGGGGAGCTGATTTTGGCATCCCCGCCCCAGCAATGGCAGCTGCGATTTGCACTCAGCTCATACGGCCAGAGTGGGGGCCGGTCCCCCACTTGGCACAGGGCTTCCGAGTCCAGGGGAGGCGGGCCGGAGCCCTCGAGGGTGACCGGACGTGGCGCCTTGCGAGGCCAGGCCCTGCTGCCGGAGAGCAATACAGACCTGCAGAGCCAGCCGGGCGGGGGCCCCAGGAGCGTAGCCCATGGGGGTGGCAAGCAGCAGAGAGGGGGAGGCCGAGGGCTGAGCCTACCTGAGCcggagagaagctgaggaaaTGGAGGGTACGAATGGAGAAAGGACGCTCGTCGCGGGCTTAAGAGTTAAGAGCATTGATACCTGCGGGCGTCAGCACCAGGGCCTGCAGGATGTCGGAGAGGGAGACGATCCCCCGTGGCGAGTTCTTCTCGTCCACCAGAACCAGGCGATGGACCTGTCGGCCGAGCCAGACCCACCATCAGCCTCACCCGCTGAGCCAGGGGTGGGCAGGGAACGGGCAGCGTGGGGGGATCGGGGTCAGTCAgtgggggctgggacagagggggtACGTGGGGGGGGATCGGGGTCAGTCAGTGGGGGGATCGGGGTCAGAGGGGGTACGTGCGAGGGGATCGGGGTCAGTCAGTGGGGGCTGGGTCAGAGGGGGTACGTGCGAGGGGATCGGGGTCAGTCAGTGGGGGCTGGGTCAGAGGGGGTACGTAGGGGGGGGATCGGGGTCAGTCAGTGGGGGGATCGGGGTCAGAGGGGGTACGTGCGAGGGGATCGGGGTCAGTCAGTGGGGGCTGGGTCAGAGGGGGTACGTGCGAGGGGATCGGGGTCAGTCAGTgtggggctgggtcagaggggGTACATGGGGGGATCGGGGTCAGTCAGTGGGGGGCTGGGTCAGAGGGAATACGTGGGGGGGGATCAGGGTCAGTCAATGGGGGCTGGGTCACAGGGGGTACGTGCGAGGGGATCGGGGTCAGTCAGTgtggggctgggtcagaggggGTACATGGGGGGATCGGGGTCAGTCAGTGGGGGGCTGGGTCAGAGGGGGTACATGGGGGGATCGGGGTCAGTCAGTGGGGGCTGAGTCAGAGGGGGCATGTGGGGGGATTGTGGTCAGTCAGAGGGGGCTGGGTCAGAGGGGGGGATTGGGGTCAGTCAGTgaggggcaggtcagaggggggGATCAGGGTCAGTCAGTGAGGGGCGGGTCAGAGGGGGTATATGGCAGTGGATTGGGGTCAGCAAGAGCCCGTGGGAGGGGACAGACCACTgtcggggcggggtgggggggtcataaccatacagctaagggcagcctagaattcctccttacctgcaaggggttaagaagctcaaataacctggctggcacctgagcCAAAGGACCAGTGGGGAAAGAGGAtactttcaaatggggggggcagggggaggctttTTGTGGGCTCTTTGTGTGTGcgttctctggggaagcagagacacACCAGGTCAGAAAACttcttctcctataaaccatcctcaAGTGAGTCTCAATACTGCAAAGAGAGGCAGTCAGAAGTGTGGAAGGCAGGGCgcgttagattaccttttgttttcaacttgtgaattttcccggTGCTTAGCGGGAGATTTATCCctggtttttgtaactttaaagttttgcccagaggggaatcctctggtCTGAATCGGATTTCCCTGTGAAGTTAccttccaccctgattttacagaggggctTCTTTTacttgtttttcctttaaaataaagttctgttttgtaagaatctggtttacctatgtGCTTGGTatgttattctcaagccttcccaggaagggggcgcagggcttgggggaatatttgtGGGGGAcaggaattccaagtggtcctCTCCCTGCGTCTtctctaaatcacttggtgatggcagcgtgccgtccaaggacaaaggatttgtgccttggggaagttttaacctaagctggtagaaataaacttagggggtctttcatgcgggtccccacatctgtaccccagagttcagagtggggagggaaccctgacagggggcACAAAGGGGGTGAGCCTCACAAAGGAGCAGCCAGGGGACTGGGGGCAGTGCTGAAgtctggggggagggaagcgAGTCCAGGGACAGACGAAGCTGAGCGGGGGAACTGGCGGACCCGGGTCCAGGGGCCCAGCCCAGCACTAGCCCTGGAGGCCTGGAGCAGGAtctgaggtggggggcagggcccccccagccctaccTGCTCCTTTGCGATGCGGTCGATGACGTCGCCCATGGTCTCGTGGGGGTGACAGGTGAGCACCCCCTCCAGGCAGATCGTTCGCTGCCTCAGGGCCTCCCGCACGCTCATGTCCAGGTTGTTGTAGGTCTTCTGGGCAGCcaggtgctggggagaggggacagatGGCCGCGGTCAGGGCCCAGGCCTAGCACCGGAGACGCCTGCCCCCTTGTGTGAGATGGGGGGTTAGCCCCActgtccctgccaccccacaATCCACCCTACAGCCCGAGCTAGGGGATTCGCCTTCACTCTCCCTCTCAGCTCTTGCACTGTGAAACAGCCGCCATGCTCCACCACAGAGGGGGCTGCACTGTGGTGGCGGGGAAAGGATCCCTGCTCGGCACTCTGGGGTGGAAGGAgtgaaggggaggggaggtaaCGGCCCGATGGGGGGACGTTctctgctgcccagagcccagcGATCCGGACCCAGGGGTGATACTCACGATCACGTCAAACCTGGAGTACAAGCCCACGACCTCCCCtggaacgagagagagagagcaccggGGTCACtggcggggcagagcagggcagttgCGGGCAGTGGGGTCAGACGGGCAGCCAAGGCGTGGTGGGGACACTGGGTGGCAAAGGGGGATCCAAGGAGCCCTGGTTCTGGGAGCGATTCCGGGAGCGAGCCGTGGATCGGGGTAAGACAAGGACGGTGCTGGCTGCGCAGAGTGGGGTCCGCGGTGGGCCCGGCCCAGCGGGACGGGGGGACGGGACAGCAGGTGCTCAGGATGGCTGTGGGTTGGGGGACCCAAGGAGGGCAGCTGAGGGAGTCCAGAGGGGGACCCTGGAGGTGGACCGGGACCAGAGAGGTCAGGGAGACGGGCTGCCTAGCGTGCCCTGGTGTCTCTGCCCGTACCGGCTTCGTTTATGACGGGCAGTGCCGACACCCGGCGGTCGACGAAGATCTCCAGGGCCATGTAGACAGGCGCCGTCTCCAGCACCATGGCCACGTCCCGGAAGGTGCCCACGCCCAGCTCCTGGATGGTTCTCTGCAGGAACCGCGGCTTGGGCAGCATGGCCCCCTGCGGCGGGAGAAGAGCAGCGATCAGGGGGCAGCTCCCGGGCACACGCCGAGGGCCCTCTGCTGCCGGAGCCAGCGAGGCCGGCAGGGACGGGGCTCGGGTTTGCAGTCCGAGCTCACACTGGGCAGTGCCCTGGGCTCCTGGGCAGCACGAGGtgacaccccccaacccccacagctGGTCCCGGGCTCCCTCGAGTCAGGCCAAGGGCAACGGCCAGGCAGATCCCCCCGGGCATGGTACGTTGCCGCAAGCAAGTGCCCGTCTGCACGCGCTGCACgaatacaccccccccccgctgtaCGCCTCCATACACCCCCTGCCCAAACACCTCTCGACACCCGCACTGCGCACAGACCCACACCCGGccctgtctgcctgcctgtccCGGCCTGGGCCAGCCCACAAACACAGGCCACtgcccacccccccgcaccccgcaCGGACAGgcctcacccccacctcctgcacccgGCCCCCGGGCACAGCAATgacccacccccccgccccactcacaAAGATGTGGAGGAACTTGAGGATGCGCTTGTGTGTCAGGATGCAGAGCACGTTGCCGGACAAGGGCTCGATCACCGGCAGCCGGTGGATCCTGTTCTTGATCAGGTGGTAGACGGCGTTGAAGAGGCTGGGGGAGACCGAGGCAGTGATGGCGGGGGGGGCCTTGGGCGCCTTGGAGAGCGCCTTGGAGAGCCTTGGGCGGGAACTTCAGGGCACTCTGGAGTAATACCAAGGACTGGGGGCTCCAGGGGTCCGCTGCtccccccccctttgcccctctTACCCCAGCCTCTTGCACCACCCAAGATCTAGCCTGGTGCTATGTTCTGCCAACTGGGGGGTTCTGGTCCTGCCCCTGCcggccccccaccctgcccccatcaCGCCCGGGCTCGGCTgcccagctcagccctggcagACCAAGGTTAGAATAGtggcctggactcctgggttgttTCTTGGCCTCACTCCCTCATATGCCAATGCGCCCCCGCTctcctcactgccccccaccacatCCCCAACCCCTGGTTCCCCCTTTCCCTGTGGGGCAGACTCTGTGTAGGACctgtcccagcccccccacccggGCTCCCACCAGGACCAGCCTGGCTCTAGGGGCTGCCATGGGCACCCAGGCCCTGGCAGGCTCCATCTGGGGTGGCcagtggggctgcagtgggggcagtCGGCCCAGAGACAGGTGCTTCCCCGATGTGGCTGGGGGTGGATTTACCTGTCATTGGGGGAGATGGAGACCAGGGGCTTCAGGGAGCCTTGCAGATAAACCTCTGGAAAGGAAGCAGAGGGGGTGAGCTGGGGGGTCGGGGATGCGGGGGAGCAgagggagtgagcagggggccGAGGGTGCAGGGGTGTGTCAGGATATAGATactcaggcctgcctgtaaaggcctattcTTTAACAACTTAGATGAATTTTTACCACTTAGCTACTTACAggggtacaaaagaaagaatcaaaatcacagtccgCCCGTGTCTGGGCTTCTCTCACTAGGAGAGTCGGAGGCCTGGTTCTTAGGCTCATCCTCACCTCTCAGACCAGTCCCATGGGACTACAGTGCCACCGGGCTGGCAGGGAGACGATCCTGTCCGGATAGTGCCCATCACCGCCAGCTCAAGGCAGTGAAAGAAAACACCATTCGATAGCAGCCTGTCTGGCACGAAATCCCTTCTCCGCAGGATCATAGAccagcagggttggaagggacctcagcaggtatctagtccaacccctggctcaaagcaggaccaagccctaaatggccccctcaaggattgaactcacaaccctggggttagcaggccaatccccaaaccactgagctatccctcccgcaaTTGTGGCTGTGAACCCCTCATTCttgtatgttttatctttatggcccggCCCCCACTTTTCTACTGTCAATCTGTCTGgatctctaattgtttctgttcGCTGTATAATTCATGATGCTGGGGTAAGTTAATGAGGGGGGTGGGGTACCAGtcgttagagaattatgttacaatgtgctaggattggttagttaaatttcagtaaaatgattggttacggcaggggttctcaaactggggggtctgGACCCTTGAGGGGTGTGACgatgtgacacagcagggaggggggagtgttgacctgggaatgtgccctggggatgggagacctgagaacctgtcacctgagccaggagggggagggggaggtgacacctctgcccaggaatgtgaacaggggctgcagcagggaacctgctgggtgagtttagtttcagtttggggctgggtggaggaacacagggaaccccagggctggggtctaagctccctgctcccccagaaggacgtgattgaggggtcctggttgtacccacaagctctgtttttggactgtgttcctgttgtccaataaaccttctgttttactggctggctgagagtctcagtggatcccaggaagaggggtgcagggcctggactcccccacactccgtgacaattggtggcagcggtgggatctactgcaccccgtgaacggcgcttcctgcagtaagtgactggggagcagtaaaacgaaggggaattgacggggaccaggcgtgctgaagattcagagagagacggtttcggggggcggttaacccctgggaatgtgtgaccagagagaaagacttttgcagtaacagggtcccccgggtaaaacgcctgaggtcacctacctacaactggccaaccggatgcagggatatgcccgcaagtggacagcgggggcccgagctaaagaggacctgcttgacctaatcgtactggagcaactgtatgatcagtgcccgtccgacctgaggctgtggctggtggacaaaaagctcgagaacccccagcacgcagggcagctggccgacgagtttgtgaacagtcggtcagggggtagccgggaggagtcccaaaagaacaggccccccccgatgcagagagagagtcaccagggggcctcccagcggggaaatagggagaaccccctcccacggggaacgcctggcgtcgggcccctccgacccgctcgaggggaccaacgtgacctgagctgctatcactgtggccagagaggccacgtacggtcccagtgccccgggctcagggacaaactgagcagacccaacctacccagggttaactgggtagggacccagctggacgaggggcagatgacccaggaaagggggcctaccagtttaccacctgccccggagggaagagtacccccggccagctccaccagagggctggaggctctggactcagggtgctcagtttacagggtgggcgcggggctgtccctccggagagagtgccttgttcccctggaggtggatgggaggaaggtcaatggatactgggatacgggcgcggaggtgacgctggcccggcccgaggtggtggccccagatcgggtggtgcccaacacctatctgaccctgacaggggtgggcgggaccccatttaaggtgcccgtggcaagggtacacctgaaatggggggccaaggagggccccaaggatgtgggggtacaccaccatttgcccactgaagttttgatggggggagacctagaggactggccaagcaagccccaggccgccctggttgtgacgcgtagccagagccggcgaggggcactgcgccctgacctcggggagggtaccacaccagaggcgcaggaccctaccctggtggggagggagggccgaggggcacggctcagagaggcggaggcctcggacctggccagcgagagggaaccgggccccatcccttccccagccgctgagttccaggccgagttgaggaaagacccctccttgcggaagctcagggacctggccgacctcagggtggtacggaccatgaggagaggctgccaggagaggttcctgtgggagaaggggttcctgtaccgagaatgggctccacAAGGGAAGTACAGTCCTGTGGggtcaggaggcagctgggggtcccccagaagtatcgccgcaggctcctgtccctggcccatgacatccccctcgcagggcaccagggaatccggcgcacccggcagaggttgctacagaacttttactggcccggggtctttaccacggtccggcagtattgccgatcctgtgacccctgtcagagggtggggaaggcccaggacaaggggaaagcggctttgagacctttgcccatcatagaggagcctttccagaaggtggccatggacatcgtggggcctctcagtaagacgacccggtcggggaagaaatacattctggtggtggtagattttgccactcgctaccccgaggcagtgcccttagcttccattgaagcagacaccgtggccgatgcgctcctgaccattttcagccgagtggggttccccaaggaagtcttgacagaccaaggctccaacttcatgtcggccctgctccggtgcttgtgggagaaatgtggggtccggcacgactgggcctcagcttatcacccccagtccaacgggctggtggagaggtttaacgggacgctaaagatgatgctgaaaacctttatgaaccagcacccgcaggactgggacaagtacttacctcacctgctgttcgcgtacagggaggtgccccaggggtcgaccggattttcgcctttcgaactgttatatggcaggagggtgaggggccccctggacctgatgagagacgagtgggaggggaaggccactcccgatggagagtcagtggtggagaatgtcctgatcttccgagagagactggctgaactcatgggcctggcggggagaatctggccagagcccagaggaagcagaaggtctggtatgaccgcacggcgcgggcccgtgcctacgccaccggggatccggtgatggttctcatccccgtgagaaagaacaaactacaggccgcctgggagggccctttcaaggtcgtcaagcagctcaatgaggtaaactatgtggtggagctgtcaaaccgggcgcaccaccgccgggtgtaccatgtgaatatgatgaagccatattatgccagggggaatgtggtgttggccgtgtgtggacagtgggaagagcagggagatgaccctttagtagatctattccctgggaccagagctggtttccccctggaaacaattcccctctcggatcagctaacccctgcccaccaagctgaggtcagggaggtgctgcatccgtaccgacagctgttttccaaccagcctggacgcactaatctgactgtccaccgggtgcagacagggtcgcacccgccgataagatgctcccccttccgagtcacagggaaaactgctcaggacctggaaagagaggtccgggacatgctggctttgggggtgatccagccatctgccagcccttgggcctcgccggtggtgctggtccccaaaaaggacgggtcggtccggttctgtgtggactatcggaagctcaatgccatcactgtatctgatgcctaccccatgcccaggccggacgagctcctagacaagctgggaggagctcggtaccttaccaccatggaccttacaaagggctactggcaagtgccgctggatgcaggtgcccggctgaaatcggcctttatcacccctctggggctctatgagttcctgaccctgcctttcggcctcaagggagcaccggccaccttccagcgcctggtggaccagctcctgagggggatggagagttttgccgtggcgtatattgatgacatctgtgtctttagccagacctgggaggaccacgtgtcccaggttagacaagtgctggactgactccagggggctgggctgactgtaaaagcggagaagtgcaaggtggggatggcggaagtatcttacctgggccatcgggtggggagcggccgcctaaagccggaaccagccaaggtggaggtgatcagagactggcccgctccccacaccaaaaagcaggtccaagcctttattgggatggcaggatactaccgaagatttgtgccccactttagcgccatcgccacccccatcacggagctatgcaagaaggggaagccagacaaggtggtctggaccgaacagtgccaggtggctttccgggcgctgaagaaggctctggtcagtggcccagttctggcaaacccagactttgacaagccctttgtggtgttcaccgacgcctcagacacgggactgggggcggtgttaatgcaggaggatgaaaagggggagagacaccccatcgtgtacctgagcaagaagttgctaccccgggagcaacactacgcggccatcgagaaggagtgcctggccatggtgtgggccctcaagaaactagagccctatctcttcgggcggcacttcaccgtctacaccgaccactctcccctgacctggctgcaccagatgaaaggagccaacgccaaactcctgagatggagcctgctcctgcaggattacgacatggacgtggtccacgtgaagggaagtgccaacctgatagcggatgcgctgtcccggagagggggccccgaacttccccaggtcactggtcagcgtgaccccgctcagttcagtctcaaaggggggagagttgtgacgatgtgactcagcagggaggggggagtgttgacctgggaatgtgccctggggatgggagacctgagagcctgtcacctgagccaggagggggagagggaggtgacacctctgcccaggaatgtgaagacaggctgcaggagggaacctgctgggtgagtttagtttcagtttggggctgggtggaggaacacagggaaccccagggctggggtctaagctccctgctcccccagaaggacgtgattgaggggtcctggttgtacccacaagctctgtttttggactgtgttcctgttgtccaataaaccgtctgttttactggctggctgagagtctcagtggatcccaggaagaggggtgcagggcctggactcccccacactccgtgacaagggggtcacgaggttattacatggggggtcaggagctgtcagcctccaccccaaaccccgcttccctcccgcatttataatagtgttaaatatattaaaaagtgcttttaatttataagggggtcgcactcagaggcttgctcagtgaaaggggtcaccaggacaaaagtttgagaaccgctgggttaaggtatagctgagaatattaccgTAAAAAACTGGGGTaaaacaggaagtggaagggaaaattggaatcatgtttgctaagGGTGGGGCGGGAAtagggaatggggaacagggacacaggtaagacTGTGCAGCGTGGGAGCTGGGCCGGGGGGGAGCGGGGTAAATGCTCCCCGGCGTCGGAGCCGGGCAGGGGGCCGCGGGGTGAAGGCTCCCCAGCGTCGGAgccgggcaggggggcgcggggtGAAGGCTCCCCGACGTcggagccgggcggggggggcgcggggTGAAGGCTCCCCGGCGTcggagccgggcggggggggcgcggggTGAAGGCTCCCCGACGTCGGAGCCGGGGAgggaacactggggaacagactctgTCGAGTGGTGTGAAGGGCTTTGGAACATGCTGGCTCGGACACTCACCCAGCAAACATCACCTCGTCTGCCCTTCGGACGCCTGGCCTTTTGCCGCTTGCTGTCTGCGGGACAGGGGCCCGGGAAGCGGGAGGGTGGAGGGAAACCCCCCTGACATCTCAGAGGGAGTGAGCTGGGGGCCAAGGGTgcagtggggagaagaggggagctgagggggcaaAGAGGGTGAGTGGGGGGccgagggtgggggcagagggggcaaaCCGGGAGCTgatgagggtgagcagggaaccAAGGGTGTGGAGAGATAAACGGGGTGATCTGGGGTTCGAGGCTCGGGGGGGGCCAACAGGGAGCTGAGCGGGTGAGTGGGGAGCCAAGGCTGTGGGGGTGGCAGAGGGGGCGAGCAGGGGTGCCTGAGTCTGTCCCTGTGGGGGCACAGTCTCTGCCAGGGCATGGCTGGGGCACAAGGGCAATGGGATGTGGGTGCCAGACAGCTCAGGcctgtggggcaggctggggcgggCAGGACCTCTGAGCAGGGGCAGCCGGGGCAGCCTGCCAGGGCGTCTGACCTGCAGCTCCCGGTGCCCGGGGCAGCCCCGCCCCCGAGGGGGATCAGGGCCCAGGGGGGGATCAGGCATGGGCAGGATCTGTAACTCCCACAGCCCCAACGCACCCCCCACTTCACCCTCCAGCCCGCCATACTGTACACACCCCACAGATCCCTGCACCTACGcacaccttccctgccccccgccgTCTTCTCCCTACCTCTCCAGGTCTCAATTTTATGGTCTTCCAGCTCATAGATCTGCACCTGCAGCACAGGGAAAGGGGGGTGAGGCAGGATGCCCGGGCCAGGTGGCAAAGGGGGACCCGTGGGGTGGGCCCTGGGGGAGCCACAGGACCCACTGGGGGCTGCTTGGGAGCTGCCTCTGGTCAGGGGCTGCCTTTGGCTGCGTGGCTCCCAAGGGGGACTTCAACTGGGTGGTGTCAGATGGCCACTTggcccccaccagctctgccggGGTCACACGCCACGCTGGGGACGCAGATCCCAGAGGCAGGGCACCCACTCGGATGTAGCCGGAGTCTGCCAGAGCGGGTCTGTCcatgggcccatctagcctggcgTCCTGTCTCCTCCCGTGGCTGGCACCAGAAGGgacatgtccccagccagccagctctgcccagGGGACACGCTT contains these protein-coding regions:
- the PRKAG3 gene encoding 5'-AMP-activated protein kinase subunit gamma-3, which translates into the protein MLTITDFINILHRYYRSPLVQIYELEDHKIETWREVYLQGSLKPLVSISPNDSLFNAVYHLIKNRIHRLPVIEPLSGNVLCILTHKRILKFLHIFGAMLPKPRFLQRTIQELGVGTFRDVAMVLETAPVYMALEIFVDRRVSALPVINEAGEVVGLYSRFDVIHLAAQKTYNNLDMSVREALRQRTICLEGVLTCHPHETMGDVIDRIAKEQVHRLVLVDEKNSPRGIVSLSDILQALVLTPAGINALNS